A single genomic interval of Terriglobus albidus harbors:
- a CDS encoding glycosyltransferase family 4 protein translates to MRVIQTVFGVFHHFDLATELQKRGHLEKVYSTWPWARLKREGLPKERVESFPWIHMPAYFYGRSKLHRAPLAQQLQLLNAALFDRWTMRRLRALQSHGTKVDALIAISGSGTRTGRLLQQTGGVFICDRGSSHHRYQRNIVAEEDRIWGVERESTSDLRVTAIEEEQYELADAISVPSSFAVRSFVEMGVPREKLRLIPYGVRLERFRPVADPPTDSFDVLFAGSVSLRKGVPYLLQAFAQLKHPNKRLRIAGAVDHAVKPVFDRLPNASVEWLGAVPQNDLITLMSKSHVLVLPSIEEGLALVQAQAMACGCPVIASHNTGSEDLYTDGVEGFIVPIRDAASLADRMQRIADDPGMHQRMREASLNRVRHLGGWSEYGAKWEKTLQDLLAAKP, encoded by the coding sequence ATGCGTGTCATTCAGACAGTCTTCGGCGTCTTTCACCACTTCGATCTTGCAACCGAACTCCAGAAACGAGGCCACCTGGAGAAGGTCTACTCCACCTGGCCATGGGCCCGGCTGAAACGCGAGGGGCTGCCGAAAGAGCGCGTTGAAAGCTTTCCCTGGATCCACATGCCGGCCTACTTCTATGGGCGGTCTAAGCTCCACCGGGCTCCACTGGCGCAGCAACTTCAACTTCTAAATGCAGCGCTCTTTGACCGCTGGACCATGCGCCGCCTGCGCGCCCTCCAAAGCCATGGCACAAAGGTCGACGCTCTCATCGCCATCTCCGGATCTGGAACCAGAACCGGCCGCCTGCTGCAACAGACCGGCGGCGTCTTCATCTGTGACCGCGGATCATCACACCACCGCTATCAACGCAATATCGTCGCCGAAGAAGATCGCATTTGGGGTGTCGAACGGGAGTCGACGTCGGACCTTCGTGTCACAGCCATTGAAGAAGAACAGTACGAGCTCGCAGACGCCATCAGCGTACCTTCCAGTTTTGCCGTGCGTTCCTTTGTCGAGATGGGCGTTCCCCGGGAGAAGCTCCGACTTATTCCATACGGTGTTCGGTTGGAGCGCTTTCGCCCTGTAGCCGACCCTCCCACTGACTCCTTCGACGTTCTCTTCGCCGGCTCCGTCAGCCTTCGCAAAGGAGTTCCCTACCTCCTGCAGGCCTTCGCGCAACTCAAGCATCCCAATAAACGTCTTCGCATTGCCGGAGCTGTTGACCACGCGGTCAAACCGGTTTTTGACCGGCTGCCGAATGCCTCTGTGGAATGGCTGGGAGCAGTTCCTCAGAACGATCTCATCACACTGATGTCGAAGAGCCACGTGCTCGTCCTTCCCAGCATTGAGGAAGGTCTGGCTCTGGTGCAGGCGCAGGCAATGGCATGTGGATGCCCGGTGATTGCCTCACACAATACGGGGAGTGAAGATCTTTATACCGACGGTGTTGAAGGCTTCATCGTTCCGATTCGCGATGCCGCCTCTCTTGCCGACCGCATGCAACGGATAGCCGACGATCCGGGCATGCACCAGCGCATGCGTGAGGCTTCCCTCAACCGGGTACGTCACCTTGGCGGTTGGTCAGAGTATGGGGCGAAATGGGAAAAAACCCTACAGGACCTGCTCGCCGCGAAACCTTAG
- a CDS encoding bifunctional nuclease family protein, translating into MNFPGLQHDDTPLEIEMKIRGLMMDPVTNMPIVVLKDVAGDTVLPIWVGIFEANAIALEIEKTATPRPMTHDLLRDTIRGLNAQVDKIVVQELKDDTFYAVIWMRQDGEVVTIDARPSDALALALRADAPIYVHREVLKNARLSTADAQNVTAEQMRQWLEGLNDDEMGRYKM; encoded by the coding sequence ATGAACTTTCCCGGACTGCAACACGACGACACGCCGCTGGAGATCGAGATGAAGATCCGCGGCCTGATGATGGACCCCGTCACGAACATGCCGATCGTTGTGCTGAAGGATGTCGCAGGCGATACGGTCCTACCGATATGGGTTGGTATCTTCGAAGCGAACGCCATCGCCCTGGAGATTGAGAAGACAGCAACTCCGCGGCCGATGACTCACGACCTTCTGCGGGATACGATCCGCGGTCTGAACGCCCAGGTGGACAAGATCGTAGTGCAGGAGCTGAAGGACGATACCTTCTACGCCGTCATCTGGATGCGTCAGGATGGAGAAGTTGTGACCATCGATGCCCGGCCGTCGGATGCCCTGGCTCTGGCGTTGCGTGCGGATGCTCCAATCTATGTCCATCGTGAGGTCTTGAAGAACGCCCGTCTATCGACTGCCGACGCACAGAATGTAACCGCAGAACAGATGCGTCAATGGCTGGAAGGCCTGAACGATGACGAGATGGGTCGCTACAAGATGTAA
- the miaB gene encoding tRNA (N6-isopentenyl adenosine(37)-C2)-methylthiotransferase MiaB — protein MPERGATGGILSSVAKTFYIETFGCQMNAHDSEKVIGTLQHEGYTQVTDEDSADLVLYNTCSIRDKAEQKVFHRLNEYKRLQGEGKRFGVLGCVAQQEGEKIFEKAPFVSLVSGSASYRNLPEMLRRLEAGENRITGLDDRQTDETFDTEFTARSNPHRGYITITEGCDKFCSYCVVPYTRGKERSRTSESVLTEARRMADAGFTDIQLLGQNVNSFSDPIGKMNFAEILAAVGEVPGIRRVRFTTSHPRHFTKQIVDAIDAVPTLCDHIHLPVQSGSSAVLKAMQREYTREWYLERISWIKSAKRDISMTTDIIVGFPGETDADFEETVTLCGEVGYDSVFAFKYSPRPNTPAVSMSETVSEEVKSQRLQVLLDRQREIQRALYTRHEGKVIEVMVEGFNQQRGQIIGRTSQNKTLNFTTAQPVLPQIGSYVPVRVTKSLPNSLVGEQAGDAEVPAAVLKQAQPVGLVVLQ, from the coding sequence ATGCCGGAGCGAGGTGCGACCGGCGGTATACTTTCAAGCGTGGCAAAGACGTTTTATATCGAAACCTTCGGCTGCCAGATGAATGCCCATGACTCGGAAAAGGTCATCGGCACGCTGCAGCATGAGGGCTATACCCAGGTAACCGACGAGGATTCTGCTGACCTGGTTCTGTACAACACCTGCTCCATTCGCGATAAGGCGGAGCAGAAGGTCTTTCATCGCTTGAACGAGTACAAGCGGCTGCAGGGTGAGGGCAAGCGCTTTGGCGTGCTGGGCTGTGTGGCGCAGCAGGAAGGCGAAAAGATCTTCGAGAAGGCCCCGTTCGTTTCGCTGGTGAGCGGTTCAGCTTCCTACCGGAACCTCCCGGAGATGCTCCGCCGTCTGGAAGCAGGCGAGAACCGCATTACCGGTCTTGACGACCGACAGACGGATGAGACTTTTGATACTGAGTTCACCGCGAGGTCCAACCCCCACCGCGGCTACATCACTATCACCGAGGGGTGCGACAAGTTCTGCTCTTACTGCGTAGTGCCGTATACCCGAGGCAAGGAGCGTAGTCGCACGTCGGAGTCGGTATTGACTGAAGCGCGGCGTATGGCAGACGCCGGCTTTACCGATATTCAGCTGCTCGGCCAGAATGTGAACTCCTTCAGTGACCCTATCGGCAAAATGAATTTCGCCGAGATTCTGGCTGCAGTTGGAGAGGTTCCAGGAATCCGCCGCGTGCGGTTCACAACGTCGCATCCGCGACACTTCACGAAGCAGATCGTCGACGCAATCGATGCCGTGCCTACGTTGTGTGACCACATCCATCTGCCGGTGCAGAGCGGATCGTCGGCCGTACTGAAGGCGATGCAGCGCGAGTACACCCGCGAGTGGTATCTGGAGCGTATCTCCTGGATCAAGTCCGCGAAACGGGACATCTCCATGACCACCGATATCATCGTAGGTTTTCCAGGAGAGACCGATGCCGATTTCGAAGAGACAGTCACTCTCTGCGGTGAGGTGGGCTATGACAGTGTCTTCGCCTTCAAGTATTCGCCACGGCCAAATACACCGGCGGTCTCTATGTCGGAGACGGTCTCCGAAGAGGTGAAGAGCCAGCGGCTGCAGGTTCTGCTTGATCGCCAGCGGGAGATTCAACGTGCCCTCTATACCCGGCACGAGGGTAAAGTGATCGAGGTCATGGTCGAGGGCTTTAACCAGCAGCGCGGCCAGATCATCGGACGGACCTCGCAGAACAAGACATTGAACTTCACCACTGCACAACCGGTATTGCCTCAGATCGGCAGTTATGTCCCGGTAAGAGTGACGAAGTCGTTGCCGAACAGCCTGGTGGGCGAACAGGCCGGCGACGCAGAGGTTCCGGCAGCGGTGCTGAAGCAGGCCCAGCCTGTCGGTCTGGTGGTGCTGCAATGA
- a CDS encoding DUF507 family protein gives MRISRDKLNKLAHVVADTLAEIDEAEFLEDRNTIRQEARKALEKLLLEETKIDQAARQKITSQRKIILEGTQEWDILYRKYYNDEVKKLGI, from the coding sequence GTGAGAATCTCGCGCGACAAGCTCAACAAACTGGCTCACGTGGTGGCGGATACTCTGGCCGAGATCGACGAAGCAGAGTTTCTGGAGGACCGGAACACGATCCGTCAGGAGGCTCGTAAGGCGCTGGAGAAGCTGCTGCTCGAGGAGACCAAGATCGACCAGGCGGCGCGGCAAAAGATTACCTCGCAGCGGAAGATCATCCTCGAAGGTACCCAGGAGTGGGACATCCTGTACCGCAAGTACTACAACGACGAAGTGAAGAAACTCGGTATCTGA
- a CDS encoding DUF507 family protein codes for MIFSKDYVTYLAKQTVQHLIDAKMLRTGKPGVLNERVNQGLLDELSLEDRINDEVRVILETFQDDMRKTGASYPEMFKKVKNELVRKYKAVL; via the coding sequence ATGATTTTTTCCAAGGACTACGTCACCTACCTGGCCAAGCAGACGGTGCAGCACCTTATCGACGCGAAGATGCTGCGCACCGGTAAGCCCGGCGTTCTGAATGAGCGTGTGAATCAAGGTCTGCTCGACGAGCTCTCGCTCGAAGACCGGATCAACGACGAGGTCCGCGTCATTCTGGAAACCTTCCAGGACGATATGCGCAAGACAGGCGCGAGCTACCCGGAGATGTTCAAGAAGGTAAAGAACGAGCTTGTGCGCAAATACAAGGCGGTGCTGTGA
- a CDS encoding (2Fe-2S) ferredoxin domain-containing protein — protein sequence MAKFERHVFVCGNERLEGAVRPSCRPRGGRQLKDALKDAVKAAGLKNTVRANEAGCLDQCEHGPVMVVYPEAVWYGFVKLEDVQEIVNEHLVHGRPVERLRLAESCLNTPSCPHRP from the coding sequence ATGGCAAAGTTTGAACGTCACGTTTTTGTTTGCGGCAATGAGCGTCTGGAGGGCGCTGTCCGTCCGAGCTGCCGACCCCGCGGTGGCCGCCAGCTGAAAGACGCCCTGAAGGATGCTGTAAAAGCTGCCGGCTTGAAGAACACGGTCCGGGCCAACGAGGCCGGCTGCCTGGATCAGTGCGAGCATGGCCCTGTGATGGTCGTCTATCCGGAGGCTGTTTGGTACGGCTTTGTGAAATTGGAGGACGTGCAGGAGATCGTTAACGAACATCTGGTGCATGGACGGCCGGTGGAGCGTCTACGGTTGGCAGAGAGCTGCCTGAACACCCCCAGCTGCCCGCATCGACCGTAA
- the recJ gene encoding single-stranded-DNA-specific exonuclease RecJ yields MAAEPLYRWTSPEVSFEEAEAFARELRLPQVIAELLLNRGFDTPEKVDLFLNPEIGHLHSPSAMLGMAAAVERIRQAIARREPVLIYGDYDVDGTVATVLLKTAIDRIAGGESIVRYHIPHRIREGYGMQAGVLADAAAMGVRLVISVDTGIRAFAAAEEAQALGLDLIVTDHHLPDEIGGLPPALAVINPNQPNCPYPNKDLCGAGVAFKLAQALLEISDIPAETVGTKLLPSFLKLLAIATVADAVALTGENRVIVAIGLRELVKPVQPGLRCLMELAQLTGRQPLTATSVAFRLAPRINAAGRMDIASDVVEMFLTRSPERGREIAEKLHRLNEDRRATEQAALDEIETLLAADTSLAEAGAVVLDGHGWHRGVIGILASRVVERTHRPALVLAHEGGEAYGSGRSVPGFHLLDALTAVHSVAPIFTRFGGHAHAVGFSLPSDRVPELRMSLGIYARSAMSTETLLPELHCDASLPLERITPALVEQLHRFEPFGHSNPEPIFCSGSVRILEIRVLKDKHLRLRLEQGSATIACLAWSRRIHWPSRLQELGVGLGAMIDAAFRIRVNANPDFGNAIELELCDLRPAHTAG; encoded by the coding sequence GTGGCCGCCGAACCGCTCTATCGCTGGACAAGCCCCGAGGTCTCCTTCGAAGAAGCCGAGGCCTTCGCCCGTGAACTGCGCCTTCCGCAGGTCATTGCCGAGCTTCTGCTCAACCGTGGCTTCGACACGCCGGAAAAGGTCGATCTTTTCCTCAATCCCGAGATCGGCCACCTGCACTCCCCTTCGGCCATGCTGGGTATGGCAGCCGCAGTGGAACGTATTCGGCAAGCCATCGCACGCCGCGAACCTGTCCTGATCTACGGGGACTACGACGTCGACGGCACCGTGGCCACTGTGCTGCTTAAGACAGCCATTGACCGCATCGCCGGCGGCGAATCCATCGTCCGCTACCATATCCCGCACCGCATCCGTGAAGGCTACGGGATGCAGGCGGGGGTTCTGGCCGATGCAGCGGCGATGGGTGTCCGCCTGGTCATCTCCGTCGACACAGGCATCCGCGCCTTCGCCGCAGCAGAAGAGGCACAGGCTCTCGGGCTCGACCTGATCGTCACTGACCACCATCTTCCGGATGAGATCGGCGGCCTGCCTCCGGCACTTGCCGTCATCAACCCCAATCAGCCCAACTGCCCTTACCCGAACAAAGATCTCTGCGGCGCTGGTGTCGCCTTCAAACTGGCCCAGGCTCTCCTGGAGATCTCCGATATCCCCGCCGAAACCGTAGGAACCAAGCTACTGCCCAGCTTCCTGAAGTTGTTAGCGATTGCCACCGTAGCAGATGCCGTCGCCCTCACCGGCGAGAACCGAGTCATCGTCGCCATCGGCCTCCGCGAGCTGGTTAAGCCCGTCCAGCCGGGTCTCCGTTGCCTGATGGAGCTGGCTCAACTTACTGGCCGGCAGCCACTGACGGCAACCTCGGTCGCCTTCCGTCTGGCGCCTCGTATCAACGCCGCCGGAAGGATGGATATTGCCTCGGATGTCGTCGAGATGTTCCTCACGAGGTCTCCCGAACGGGGCCGCGAAATCGCCGAGAAATTGCACCGGCTGAATGAAGATCGCCGCGCGACCGAACAGGCTGCGCTCGACGAGATCGAGACGCTGCTCGCCGCCGACACATCTCTTGCCGAAGCAGGCGCCGTCGTCCTCGACGGACACGGTTGGCACCGCGGCGTTATCGGAATCCTGGCCTCGCGCGTGGTCGAGCGCACCCACCGTCCCGCCCTTGTATTGGCACACGAAGGCGGCGAAGCATACGGCTCCGGACGCTCCGTCCCTGGCTTCCATCTGCTGGATGCATTGACCGCAGTCCATTCCGTCGCTCCGATCTTCACTCGGTTTGGCGGGCATGCGCATGCCGTCGGGTTCTCTCTTCCCTCTGACAGGGTGCCCGAATTGCGAATGAGCCTAGGCATTTATGCCCGCTCCGCGATGTCTACGGAGACCCTGCTTCCGGAGCTGCACTGCGACGCTTCCCTGCCTCTGGAGCGCATTACGCCCGCACTTGTGGAGCAGCTCCATCGTTTTGAACCCTTTGGGCACTCCAATCCGGAACCGATCTTCTGTTCCGGCTCCGTCCGTATTCTGGAAATACGTGTTCTCAAGGACAAACACCTTCGTCTGCGGCTGGAGCAAGGCAGCGCAACCATCGCCTGCCTGGCATGGTCCCGGAGAATTCACTGGCCCTCGCGTCTCCAGGAACTTGGTGTGGGACTGGGTGCGATGATCGACGCGGCCTTTCGCATTCGCGTGAATGCGAACCCGGACTTCGGAAATGCAATTGAACTGGAGTTGTGCGATCTACGCCCAGCTCATACGGCGGGATAA
- a CDS encoding efflux RND transporter periplasmic adaptor subunit, whose translation MAQKATSPARTFVFALLGLAAIVAVGFGLRSLFRSNVDVHAASVTYENLTSTTPTNGKVQPVEPFDAHAPMAGTVDRIYVGAGEKVKTGQLLIHMNDAEALGRLATAQSALAGAQATIHDMESGGSTDERIGIASDLEKARLQEQQAQRDLTALQQLQQKGAASGSEVLAAQQRLENAKSSRIALEQRSSPASRYSNQDRTRVKAQAADASAYVASARKLYDQLNVRAPFDGTIYSLPIQESDFVPAGETLLSMANLDRIQITAYFDEPDVGKLAVNQAVSIVWEAKPGKVWHGHVETVPTTIINYGTRNVGECIISVDDAHGDLLPNTNVTVTVTILQHPHVLAVPREALHTQGSQSYVFRIVNGKLIRTPVQVGAAVTPTRIEIAGGLSVNDKVAVNSVDNSELTDGLPVDVVQ comes from the coding sequence ATGGCTCAGAAAGCTACCAGTCCTGCTCGCACTTTCGTTTTCGCTTTGCTCGGCCTGGCCGCCATCGTTGCGGTCGGCTTTGGTTTGCGCTCCCTGTTCCGCAGCAATGTCGATGTCCACGCTGCCTCCGTTACCTATGAGAATCTGACCAGCACCACCCCAACCAACGGCAAAGTTCAGCCCGTGGAGCCCTTTGACGCGCATGCTCCGATGGCGGGAACGGTCGATCGGATTTACGTCGGAGCCGGCGAAAAGGTAAAGACCGGCCAGCTGCTCATTCACATGAACGATGCTGAGGCTTTAGGACGGCTGGCAACCGCACAGTCCGCGTTGGCCGGAGCCCAGGCCACTATCCACGATATGGAGAGCGGCGGCTCGACCGACGAGCGTATCGGCATTGCCTCCGACCTGGAGAAGGCTCGCCTGCAGGAACAGCAGGCTCAGCGTGACCTCACGGCACTGCAGCAGCTTCAGCAGAAAGGAGCTGCTTCTGGAAGCGAAGTTCTCGCCGCTCAGCAGCGGCTTGAAAATGCGAAATCCTCTCGCATCGCGCTGGAACAGCGCTCATCTCCGGCTTCTCGTTACAGTAATCAGGACCGCACCCGCGTTAAGGCACAGGCAGCCGATGCCTCGGCTTATGTCGCTTCTGCGCGCAAACTCTATGACCAGCTGAATGTCCGGGCTCCGTTCGATGGAACGATCTACTCGCTCCCGATCCAGGAGTCGGACTTTGTTCCCGCGGGAGAGACACTTCTCTCGATGGCGAACCTCGATCGCATCCAGATTACGGCCTATTTTGACGAGCCCGATGTGGGGAAACTGGCTGTCAACCAGGCGGTGAGCATCGTCTGGGAAGCCAAGCCTGGAAAGGTGTGGCACGGACATGTCGAGACGGTGCCGACGACCATCATCAACTACGGCACCCGTAACGTCGGTGAGTGCATTATCAGTGTCGATGATGCGCATGGAGACCTTCTGCCGAATACCAATGTCACGGTTACGGTCACCATCCTGCAACACCCACATGTGCTGGCAGTTCCCCGAGAGGCGCTCCACACCCAAGGCTCGCAGAGTTACGTCTTCCGTATTGTGAACGGCAAGCTGATCCGAACCCCCGTTCAGGTAGGCGCCGCCGTAACCCCGACACGCATCGAAATCGCGGGCGGTCTTTCCGTCAATGACAAAGTCGCCGTCAATTCCGTTGATAACAGCGAACTGACAGACGGCCTGCCGGTCGACGTCGTTCAATAA
- a CDS encoding tetratricopeptide repeat protein, translating to MDVREARSALMAGRVDEVAAALEPAVKSNPKDALSHHLLCRAYYAQELPDRAVPHCEAAVANDSGNAIYYLWLGRAYGLKADKSGPFTGFSMAKRSVASFERAFQLAPTNLDAINDLGEFYARAPSIVGGGTDKARQLAERIQPLSAAKYHRILSLVAEKEKDYGAAEQELKKEVEIKHTAENLMDLVAFYDRRKRVDDAVSVIRDLINTDRPRSAPSFDAATFLTEQHRDPALAERLLKEYLASPARSDQAPVFRAHVLLGKILDDRGDKEGAKAEYQAALALARDYPLARHALGM from the coding sequence ATGGATGTGCGCGAAGCGCGGTCTGCTCTTATGGCCGGCCGCGTAGACGAGGTGGCTGCCGCGCTCGAGCCTGCGGTTAAGTCCAACCCGAAAGATGCCCTATCTCATCATCTTCTGTGCCGTGCGTACTATGCCCAGGAGCTTCCAGATCGCGCTGTGCCCCATTGCGAAGCAGCTGTCGCCAACGACTCCGGCAATGCGATCTACTACCTCTGGCTGGGACGTGCGTACGGCTTGAAAGCTGACAAGTCAGGGCCGTTTACGGGCTTCAGCATGGCAAAGCGCAGTGTAGCTTCATTTGAGCGCGCTTTTCAGCTCGCGCCCACTAATCTGGATGCCATTAACGATCTGGGTGAGTTCTATGCACGAGCACCATCCATTGTTGGTGGAGGCACCGATAAAGCACGGCAGCTCGCCGAACGTATTCAGCCACTTTCTGCAGCGAAATATCACCGCATCCTCTCTCTGGTCGCCGAAAAAGAGAAAGACTACGGAGCGGCCGAACAAGAGCTGAAAAAAGAGGTCGAGATCAAACATACCGCGGAAAACCTGATGGACCTGGTGGCCTTCTACGACCGCCGGAAACGCGTTGATGATGCCGTCTCCGTTATCCGCGACCTGATCAACACCGATCGTCCCCGTTCCGCCCCCAGCTTCGACGCGGCAACATTCCTGACCGAACAACATCGTGATCCTGCATTGGCAGAAAGGCTGCTCAAGGAGTACCTTGCCTCTCCAGCAAGATCCGACCAGGCTCCCGTGTTTCGTGCACATGTGCTACTCGGAAAGATTTTGGACGACCGGGGCGACAAAGAAGGTGCAAAGGCCGAATACCAGGCTGCATTGGCTTTGGCTAGGGACTATCCTCTTGCCCGCCACGCGCTTGGAATGTAA
- a CDS encoding COX15/CtaA family protein, which produces MASTALHLAPSRLTATHVKRLAWLTLAWNILVVLWGAIVRATGSGAGCGNHWPLCNGEVIPHTPRIDTIIEFTHRMMSGGAVFLTLALLLAIFATSERLQPARKAIVAATVLLFNEAILGALLVKLGYVTGNRSVGRVVLLSIHLSNTLLLLGAYTLTVYFLERPWRFTISRRNLWLSAIGLVSTLIVGVSGSLAALGDTLFPASSLRAAFVQDFASNSPMLLRLRSVHPLSAFLATVFVTWLLKRSWGSPLANFVLGLLAFQIALGFADLLLLAPTWMQVLHLLGADLYWVALLWLSAQQTFPITKELHA; this is translated from the coding sequence GTGGCCTCTACCGCACTTCATCTCGCGCCATCTCGGCTTACGGCTACTCATGTAAAACGTCTTGCCTGGCTCACGCTGGCATGGAATATCCTCGTTGTGCTTTGGGGAGCGATCGTGCGCGCAACCGGCTCCGGAGCCGGTTGTGGGAATCACTGGCCACTCTGTAATGGAGAGGTCATTCCGCATACGCCTCGTATCGATACGATCATCGAGTTTACCCATCGCATGATGTCGGGAGGCGCGGTCTTCCTTACGCTCGCACTTCTGCTTGCGATCTTTGCGACGTCGGAACGTCTGCAGCCTGCGCGTAAGGCGATCGTCGCGGCAACCGTGTTGTTATTCAATGAGGCGATTCTTGGCGCCCTGCTGGTGAAACTCGGCTACGTCACCGGCAACCGTTCCGTCGGACGAGTCGTTCTTCTTTCGATCCATCTGTCGAATACCCTGCTACTGCTTGGGGCATATACCTTGACGGTATACTTCCTCGAGCGTCCCTGGCGTTTCACGATCTCTCGCCGCAATCTCTGGTTGAGCGCCATCGGCCTGGTCAGCACGCTCATCGTCGGTGTAAGCGGATCGCTCGCAGCCCTCGGCGATACCCTCTTCCCGGCTTCGTCGCTGCGAGCAGCCTTCGTCCAGGATTTCGCAAGTAACTCGCCCATGTTGCTGCGCCTGCGCAGCGTACACCCGCTCAGTGCCTTTCTGGCGACCGTATTTGTCACCTGGCTGCTGAAACGATCCTGGGGATCGCCGCTGGCTAACTTTGTTCTCGGCCTGCTTGCCTTCCAGATTGCACTTGGCTTTGCCGACCTGCTGCTGTTGGCGCCAACCTGGATGCAGGTACTGCACCTGCTCGGAGCCGATCTCTACTGGGTAGCTCTTCTCTGGCTCTCCGCGCAACAAACATTCCCAATCACAAAGGAACTTCATGCGTAA
- a CDS encoding VOC family protein: protein MRKLLLLLLLCVTAAVSAQSVPMDGLAHVAIRVKDVPASRAFYEKIGFLEAFTLDNKGVLDRSFIKINDDQFIELYPQTEKQPQIGFLHLCFYGSDLESLHKQYEREDLKPHDLKKAGAGNLLFTMEGPEKQNIEYTQYMPGSLHSNDHGKHLGNPVGPKLISVSLAMKDVPPARAYYSEKLHFPITKSGSFAIPGTSGETVVIEDDQIGARMRVAFQVKSLKEAAADLTKRGVPFTRAKNALSTTDPDGNIVEFREHGS from the coding sequence ATGCGTAAGCTGCTGCTCCTCCTGCTGCTGTGCGTCACAGCCGCTGTATCTGCACAATCGGTCCCCATGGACGGCCTGGCCCACGTCGCCATACGCGTCAAAGATGTCCCCGCCTCCCGCGCCTTCTACGAGAAGATCGGTTTCCTTGAAGCCTTTACCCTCGACAACAAGGGCGTTCTGGACCGTTCCTTCATCAAGATCAACGACGACCAATTCATCGAGCTCTACCCGCAGACCGAGAAACAGCCGCAGATCGGTTTCCTGCACCTCTGCTTCTATGGCAGCGATCTCGAATCGCTGCATAAGCAGTACGAACGTGAGGACCTGAAGCCGCATGACCTCAAGAAAGCCGGCGCCGGTAATCTGTTGTTCACCATGGAAGGCCCCGAAAAACAGAACATCGAGTACACCCAGTACATGCCTGGCTCACTTCATTCCAATGATCACGGCAAGCATCTGGGAAATCCTGTCGGTCCAAAGCTGATCAGTGTCTCCCTGGCAATGAAGGATGTCCCCCCTGCCCGCGCTTATTACTCCGAAAAGCTACACTTCCCGATTACGAAGTCAGGCAGCTTCGCCATCCCCGGCACCTCTGGCGAGACCGTCGTGATTGAGGACGATCAGATTGGAGCCCGCATGCGAGTTGCCTTCCAGGTAAAGAGTCTCAAGGAGGCTGCGGCAGATCTAACGAAGCGTGGCGTTCCCTTCACGCGTGCGAAAAACGCGCTTTCGACAACGGACCCGGATGGGAATATCGTGGAATTCCGCGAACACGGCAGCTAG